The following proteins are co-located in the Candidatus Eremiobacteraceae bacterium genome:
- a CDS encoding Uma2 family endonuclease, producing the protein MRDIILPEVKPALEWVRDRVVQKVSPRRKHALAQTRFAIALEFWARAGRRGTVGTEWEFRIQPAGEPRRPLVPDVAFISFDRLPYDDEAAADIPNVAPDVVVEVRSQSDRQADIDEKVRVYLACGTSAIFLVDTDAQSEMISDAASDRLVSRHALLTHASMPGFSLLASELFDRIKPKA; encoded by the coding sequence ATGCGCGACATCATTCTGCCGGAAGTCAAACCCGCTCTCGAATGGGTTCGGGACCGGGTCGTTCAAAAGGTGAGCCCGCGGCGAAAGCATGCGCTCGCGCAAACTCGATTTGCCATTGCTTTGGAATTTTGGGCGCGCGCCGGACGCCGTGGAACTGTCGGCACCGAGTGGGAATTCCGGATTCAGCCGGCGGGCGAACCGCGCCGGCCGCTGGTCCCGGACGTCGCGTTCATCTCCTTTGACCGTCTGCCGTACGACGACGAAGCGGCCGCCGACATCCCGAACGTGGCACCCGACGTCGTCGTCGAGGTTCGTTCGCAAAGCGATCGCCAGGCCGACATCGACGAAAAAGTCCGGGTGTATCTCGCGTGCGGCACGTCGGCGATCTTTCTCGTCGACACCGACGCGCAAAGCGAGATGATTAGCGACGCGGCAAGCGATCGGCTCGTCTCAAGGCATGCGCTGCTGACACACGCCTCGATGCCGGGATTTTCATTGCTCGCAAGTGAGCTGTTCGACCGCATCAAGCCGAAAGCGTAG